The following coding sequences lie in one Glycine max cultivar Williams 82 chromosome 19, Glycine_max_v4.0, whole genome shotgun sequence genomic window:
- the LOC100527378 gene encoding Acyl carrier protein 1, chloroplastic-like, whose amino-acid sequence MATNALAGTSLSMRSLLPQTQAFTSISGLRSASISSFGRKNVSFSLQPRSIRLKISCAAKPETVEKVCKIVKKQLAMPETDVVTGESKFATLGADSLDTVEIVMALEEAFGIAIEEDSAQSIATVQDAADLIEEIVQKSS is encoded by the exons ATGGCCACCAATGCACTCGCTGGCACATCTCTCTCCATGCGATCTCTCCTTCCTCAAACACAG GCATTTACCTCAATTTCTGGCCTGAGATCTGCTTCAATTTCCAGCTTTGGGAGAAAGAATGTTTCTTTTAGCTTGCAGCCACGCTCGATTCGCCTTAAAATTTCCTGTGCT GCTAAACCAGAGACAGTAGAGAAGGTGTGCAAAATAGTAAAGAAGCAGCTGGCTATGCCTGAAACTGATGTTGTGACGGGGGAGTCAAAATTTGCAACTCTTGGTGCTGATTCCCTTGACACG GTTGAGATCGTGATGGCACTTGAGGAAGCATTTGGTATTGCCATTGAAGAGGACAGCGCACAGAGCATCGCTACTGTTCAGGATGCTGCAGATCTTATTGAAGAAATCGTTCAGAAGAGTTCTTAG
- the LOC100500020 gene encoding TRAPPC_bet3-like domain-containing protein: protein MVREVSESCVDSLLTEMVACYCNRFYANKPELAARRIEAIGYQVGHQLSERYTMERPRFTDHLEAIKFICKDFWSELFKKQIDNLKTNHRGTFVLQDNKFRWLARMSIDPSTDNVSPLEDITSPTAESKAAQAMSMHLYFPCGIIRGALSNLGIPCAVSADISNLPACSFVVRIKA from the exons atggttCGGGAAGTATCAGAGAGTTGCGTTGATAGCTTGTTGACGGAGATGGTGGCGTGCTATTGCAATCGATTCTATGCCAACAAGCCTGAACTCGCCGCACGCAGGATCGAGGCCATTGGATATCAGGTCGGTCACCAGCTCTCTGAAAG GTATACCATGGAGCGGCCTCGGTTCACGGATCATCTCGAGGCCATCAAGTTCATCTGCAAGGATTTTTGGTCTGAGCTCTTCAAGAAGCAGATTGACAACTTGAAGACAAACCATAGG GGCACATTTGTATTGCAAGATAATAAATTTCGCTGGCTTGCACGGATGTCAATTGATCCATCCACTGATAATGTTAGTCCACTTGAAGATATTACTTCACCTACAGCTGAAAGCAAGGCAGCACAAGCAATGAGCATGCATCTTTATTTCCCCTGTGGGATCATTAGAGGAGCTCTTTCCAACTTGGGAATTCCTTGTGCAGTTTCTGCGGATATATCAAACCTTCCTGCAT GTTCATTTGTGGTCCGTATAAAAGCTTGA
- the LOC100499855 gene encoding G-protein-coupled-receptor CAND2-like protein isoform 1 (isoform 1 is encoded by transcript variant 1), which produces MVPQSVITQVSDSSGVNAISNVSSSGYGFYDWLFKCHGFWHNATLIIPSFLFVFYLALQARHSLLKVSLARSYIIISYNLCLCLVTLLNLAWCFLQAWECTSGRELTWNLLSLFTTSGMLFLEVSLLAFLLQGNNAGGLEAMKRTFGISTLVVGLDILLKAIYLFVFGIPLFVDSNDHTHHGKWNLWVVHKLLLTAVYGFIMFMYHSGWKETLPAKIAFYKYVAIMFIFNAIATLACGLAGTHAAFAFWLYRVTVVFYHAFYLPFLYTTFLADFFQEENFHLENVYYSEMKDAGFFDTDWE; this is translated from the exons ATGGTTCCACAGTCAGTGATAACGCAAGTCTCCGATTCAAGTGGCGTGAATGCGATATCAAACGTTTCTTCTTCTGGCTACGGATTCTACGATTGGCTGTTCAAATGTCACGGATTCTGGCACAATGCCACTCTCATCATCCCCTCCTTCCTCTTCGTCTTCTACTTGGCACTTCAAGCCAGGCACAGCTTACTCAAAGTTTCCCTCGCACGCTCCTATATCATCATTTCGTATAACCTTTGCCTCTGCCTCGTTACTCTGCTCAATCTCGCTTGGTGTTTCCTCCAG GCATGGGAGTGCACGTCTGGGAGAGAGTTGACATGGAATTTGTTATCCTTGTTTACTACTTCCGGAATGCTGTTTTTGGAAGTGAGCTTGCTGGCTTTTTTACTTCAAGGAAATAATGCTGGCGGCTTAGAAGCAATGAAACGAACTTTTGGTATCTCAACGCTCGTTGTTGGTTTGGATATTCTGCTCAAG GCTATATATCTATTTGTATTTGGGATCCCTTTATTCGTCGACAGCAATGATCATACTCATCATGGGAAGTGGAACTTGTGGGTTGTCCACAAGCTGTTGCTCACTGCTGTTTATGGCTTCATAATGTTTATGTACCATTCCGGATGGAAAGAAACGTTGCCTG CAAAAATTGCCTTTTACAAGTATGTTGCTATCATGTTCATTTTTAATGCGATTGCGACACTTGCTTGTGGCCTTGCTGGTACCCATGCTGCGTTTGCTTTCTG GTTGTATCGTGTCACTGTTGTCTTTTACcatgcattttatcttccctttttgtATACAACATTCCTAGCAGACTTTTTCCAG GAGGAAAATTTCCATTTGGAAAATGTGTATTATTCTGAGATGAAAGATGCGGGTTTCTTCGACACGGACTGGGAGTGA
- the LOC100499855 gene encoding G-protein-coupled-receptor CAND2-like protein isoform 2 (isoform 2 is encoded by transcript variant 2) translates to MVPQSVITQVSDSSGVNAISNVSSSGYGFYDWLFKCHGFWHNATLIIPSFLFVFYLALQARHSLLKVSLARSYIIISYNLCLCLVTLLNLAWCFLQAWECTSGRELTWNLLSLFTTSGMLFLEVSLLAFLLQGNNAGGLEAMKRTFGISTLVVGLDILLKQKLPFTSMLLSCSFLMRLRHLLVALLVPMLRLLSGCIVSLLSFTMHFIFPFCIQHS, encoded by the exons ATGGTTCCACAGTCAGTGATAACGCAAGTCTCCGATTCAAGTGGCGTGAATGCGATATCAAACGTTTCTTCTTCTGGCTACGGATTCTACGATTGGCTGTTCAAATGTCACGGATTCTGGCACAATGCCACTCTCATCATCCCCTCCTTCCTCTTCGTCTTCTACTTGGCACTTCAAGCCAGGCACAGCTTACTCAAAGTTTCCCTCGCACGCTCCTATATCATCATTTCGTATAACCTTTGCCTCTGCCTCGTTACTCTGCTCAATCTCGCTTGGTGTTTCCTCCAG GCATGGGAGTGCACGTCTGGGAGAGAGTTGACATGGAATTTGTTATCCTTGTTTACTACTTCCGGAATGCTGTTTTTGGAAGTGAGCTTGCTGGCTTTTTTACTTCAAGGAAATAATGCTGGCGGCTTAGAAGCAATGAAACGAACTTTTGGTATCTCAACGCTCGTTGTTGGTTTGGATATTCTGCTCAAG CAAAAATTGCCTTTTACAAGTATGTTGCTATCATGTTCATTTTTAATGCGATTGCGACACTTGCTTGTGGCCTTGCTGGTACCCATGCTGCGTTTGCTTTCTG GTTGTATCGTGTCACTGTTGTCTTTTACcatgcattttatcttccctttttgtATACAACATTCCTAG